The following proteins are encoded in a genomic region of Bubalus kerabau isolate K-KA32 ecotype Philippines breed swamp buffalo chromosome 13, PCC_UOA_SB_1v2, whole genome shotgun sequence:
- the NOP56 gene encoding nucleolar protein 56, with amino-acid sequence MVLLHVLFEHAVGYALLALKEVEEISLLLPQVEECVLNLGKFHNIVRLVAFCPFSSSQVALENANAVSEGVVHEDLRLLLETHLPPKKKKVLLGVGDPKIGAAIQEELGYNCQTGGVIAEILRGVRLHFHNLVKGLTDLSACKAQLGLGHSYSRAKVKFNVNRVDNMIIQSISLLDQLDKDINTFSMRVREWYGYHFPELVKIINDNATYCRLAQFIGNRKELNEEKLEKLEELTMDAAKAKAILDASRSSMGMDISAIDLINIESFSSRVVSLSEYRQSLHTYLRSKMSQVAPSLSALIGEAVGARLIAHAGSLTNLAKYPASTVQILGAEKALFRALKTRGNTPKYGLIFHSTFIGRAAAKNKGRISRYLANKCSIASRIDCFSEVPTSVFGEKLREQVEERLSFYETGEIPRKNLDVMKEAMVQAEEAAAEITRKLEKQEKKRLKKEKKRLAAIALASSENSSAPEECEETSERPKKKKKQKPQEVLQENGMEDPSVSFSKPKKKKSFSKEELVSSDLEETAGTGSLPKRKKSFPKEEPVTDPDESENKRVPKKKRKLSSKEEPLSSGPEEAAASKSSGSKKKKKLRKLSQES; translated from the exons ATG GTGCTGCTGCACGTGCTTTTCGAGCACGCGGTCGGCTACGCGCTTCTGGCGCTGAAGGAGGTGGAGGAGATCAGCCTTCTGCTGCCGCAG GTGGAGGAGTGCGTGCTGAACCTGGGCAAATTCCACAACATCGTTCGTCTTGTGGCCTTTTGTCCCTTTTCCTCGTCCCAAGTTGCCTTGGAAAATGCCAACGCTGTGTCTGAAG GTGTTGTTCATGAGGACCTCCGCCTGCTCTTGGAGACTCACCTGCCacccaaaaagaagaaagtacTTCTGGGAGTTGGGGACCCCAAGATAGGTGCGGCTATACAAGAGGAGTTAGGGTACAACTGCCAGACTGGAGGTGTCATAGCCGAGATCCTTCGAG GAGTTCGTCTGCACTTCCACAACCTGGTGAAAGGTCTGACTGATTTGTCTGCTTGTAAAGCCCAACTGGGGCTGGGACACAGCTATTCTCGTGCGAAAGTTAAGTTTAATGTGAACCGAGTGGACAATATGATTATCCAGTCTATTAGCCTCCTGGACCAGCTGGATAAGGATATCAATACCTTCTCCATGCGTGTCAG GGAGTGGTATGGGTATCACTTTCCTGAGCTGGTAAAGATCATCAATGACAATGCTACGTACTGCCGCCTTGCTCAGTTCATTGGAAACCGGAAGGAGCTTAATGAAGAAAAGTTGGAGAAGCTGGAGGAGCTGACAATGGATGCAGCCAAGGCTAAGGCTATTCTGGATGCCTCACGGTCTTCCATGG GCATGGACATATCAGCCATTGACTTGATAAACATCGAGAGCTTCTCCAGTCGTGTGGTGTCTTTGTCAGAGTACCGCCAAAGTCTACACACTTACTTGCGATCCAAGATGAGCCAAGTAGCCCCCAGCCTGTCTGCCCTGATTGGGGAAGCG GTAGGTGCACGTCTCATTGCTCACGCTGGCAGTCTCACCAATCTGGCCAAGTATCCAGCATCCACAGTGCAGATCCTTGGGGCTGAAAAGGCCCTGTTCAG AGCCTTGAAGACAAGGGGTAACACCCCAAAATACGGACTCATTTTCCACTCTACCTTCATTGGCCGAGCAGCTGCCAAGAACAAAGGTCGCATCTCCCGATACCTGGCAAACAAATGCAGTATTGCCTCACGAATCGATTGCTTCTCTG AGGTGCCCACCAGTGTTTTTGGGGAGAAGCTTCGAGAACAAGTTGAGGAGCGGCTGTCCTTCTATGAGACTGGAGAGATTCCCCGAAAAAATCTGGATGTCATGAAGGAGGCAATGGTTCAG GCAGAGGAAGCGGCTGCTGAGATTACTAGGAAGCTCGAGAAACAGGAGAAGAAACgcttgaagaaggaaaagaaaaggctggCTGCGATTGCCCTGGCTTCTTCAGAAAATAGCAGTGCCCCGGAGGAGTGTGAG gAGACAAGTGAAAgacccaaaaagaagaaaaagcaaaagcccCAGGAGGTTCTTCAGGAGAATGGAATGGAAGACCCTTCTGTCTCTTTTTCcaaacccaagaaaaagaaatctttttccaAGGAAGAGCTAGTTAGTAGTGATCTTGAAGAGACAGCTGGTACTGGAAGTCTTCCCAAGAGGAAGAAATCTTTTCCCAAAGAAGAACCAGTTACTG